CAAGGTGCCGGTACCCCAAAAGATCAAAACGGAGGGACAGTTATTGCCGGATTCTTCGAATCCTTTTGTTGCGCCCGTGCCAAGGGCCGGACCCGCAACTGTCAACGGAGGAACCGGTACCGGCGTCGTCGCCAGGGTGAACATAAACACCGCGGACTCGGCGGCCCTGGATACTTTGCCGGGAGTAGGACCCGCAACGGCTCAAAAGATTATTGAATACCGCACGGCCAACGGTCAGTTTGCGTCCGTCGACGATCTGATAAACGTAACCGGAATCGGGGAAAAGAAACTGGAGCAACTAAGAGATTATGTCTTTATACAGTAATTCACGCACACCCGGGTAGTGCTGATGGAAGCTACAACCGAATCCAAGGATAATTCCCGAGCAGGAAATAACCTTGCAATCTCCCCGCTTGTAACGATTTCCTTCCTTTATGCGTGTGGTTGTTTTTTAGCGCCTAACTTTCCCATTCCCGGAAGCGCGGCATTTTTAGCCGCCCTTTTCACCCTGATGATCGCCGGTATAGGGTACTTCTACTCTTACCGGAGCAACCACCGGGTGCTTTATTTACTGTTTTTTTTGTTGGGAATACTGTCCGCGCGCATGGCGCTGATCGAGGCGGCAAGCCCGCTTGCGGAGTTCTCGGGACAGGGCGTGGCACTGACCGGAAGCGTTGCGACAGAACCCGATATACGTTCCGGGGAGGCGCGGTACGTTATTCGCGTGGCGGAAGCACATGTTGGAGAAAAGGCCTTCAAGGGCGGCAAGGTGCTGGTGGTGGCCCGTGACCCCGGGAAGGTTTTCGGGTACGGCGACTCCTTAAAGGTTCGGGGGGTCCTGCGTTCCGTACCGCCACCGGGGAACCCTGGCGATTTCGATTACGCGGCGTATCTTGCACGGCACGGTATAGGCATAATGGTTTACACGCGCGGTGACGGAGCGGTGCTAACCGGGAGCACGTGGTCGAATCCCTTAGCGGTCCTGTCGCTGAAGATAAAAAACAAAATTTTCGGGGTTTTGGACAAGCTTTTCAGCGCCGAGCACAGCGCGCTTCTGAAAGGCATTGCCTTCGGCACCCGCACCGCTATTGACCCTGCGGTCAATGAGGCGTTCGTAGAAACCGGTGTGGTTCATATTCTAAGCGTGAGCGGTCTGCATGTGGGGTTGGTTCTCGGTTTCATCTTCGGGTTGACCCATATCTTGAAGATGCGATCCGGAACAACGATCCTTACAGTCGTCACCGCCCTGTTGGTATACGATTTAATGGTGGGATTGAGCCCGCCGGTGATCAGGGCTTCGGTAATGGCCGTGCTGCTGTTGTGGGCGCGACACGTTGGACGCGAACGGGATTGGCCCACGGCGGTCGCCGTCGCCGCCCTGATAATCCTCCTGGCCAACCCTCTGGCGATTACAGACGCAGGGTTTCAGCTGTCATTCGCCGCCACCTGGGGGATTCTCTTCCTCGGTCCGGAAATGGTCAAGCAGATCGAACGCGTGCCGTTGGGGTGCAAACCGGGATTGAAAAAGGCGCTCGCCTGGGGTGTGGCCGTGCCGCTTAGCGCGCAGTTGTCCACACTGCCCCTGGTCGCCATACACTACAACCTGATATCA
This window of the Bacillota bacterium genome carries:
- a CDS encoding ComEA family DNA-binding protein, whose product is MNLGRREQLLILLLAVAVAFGLGAKYTLYRQIPVSQPAVEKSDTPPQIRVHVSGAVYRPGVYLLPQGSRVIDAVEKAGASTDADLDAMNLAQFLEDGRKVPVPQKIKTEGQLLPDSSNPFVAPVPRAGPATVNGGTGTGVVARVNINTADSAALDTLPGVGPATAQKIIEYRTANGQFASVDDLINVTGIGEKKLEQLRDYVFIQ
- a CDS encoding DNA internalization-related competence protein ComEC/Rec2 encodes the protein MEATTESKDNSRAGNNLAISPLVTISFLYACGCFLAPNFPIPGSAAFLAALFTLMIAGIGYFYSYRSNHRVLYLLFFLLGILSARMALIEAASPLAEFSGQGVALTGSVATEPDIRSGEARYVIRVAEAHVGEKAFKGGKVLVVARDPGKVFGYGDSLKVRGVLRSVPPPGNPGDFDYAAYLARHGIGIMVYTRGDGAVLTGSTWSNPLAVLSLKIKNKIFGVLDKLFSAEHSALLKGIAFGTRTAIDPAVNEAFVETGVVHILSVSGLHVGLVLGFIFGLTHILKMRSGTTILTVVTALLVYDLMVGLSPPVIRASVMAVLLLWARHVGRERDWPTAVAVAALIILLANPLAITDAGFQLSFAATWGILFLGPEMVKQIERVPLGCKPGLKKALAWGVAVPLSAQLSTLPLVAIHYNLISPVALLANIAAVPLTGIILLLGILAAVSGLVFMPLGQVLAVPAGLSLDLFLYLVRLFRHLPGAVIYVPSFPWAIVGLWFGLLYLVVMKLSGRSMKLGAAVSVRSCGSWAARSAVFVLVVLAWMGLIRWMGGPDTSLRVEFIDVGQGDSTLIRTPGGRVILIDTGGTAGELTGKTAEGTGMRVVRYLRREGVRRIDVLVLTHPHEDHCGGTRAVVERLPVKLVVVPPLERGVDEAYDGLLELVRKKGIAVSTASAGDSLTVDPAIEVSVLAPFKPLSRDPEDFNDESLVLQLSGKGKSILLAGDLQEEGQRRLLQYGSALKSDVLKVPHHGSALFLPAFYKMVQPEYAVISVGPGNRYGMPSTKAVSELERLPSKVYRTDRDGAVQMRFDGRETRIKTGRKELRPAA